A genome region from Arachidicoccus soli includes the following:
- a CDS encoding ribosome-binding factor A, giving the protein MEEGKRQKQVGAVIKEEMNHIFRHLGLNMISGGMVSISDVKITPDLLEARIYLSFFQVQDNVAALKLIEQKAWEIKKELSQKVKTQLRRIPVIHYYADDTLEHVFHMEELFKKLNENSDKD; this is encoded by the coding sequence ATGGAAGAGGGGAAAAGACAGAAACAAGTAGGTGCGGTAATAAAAGAAGAGATGAATCATATTTTCCGGCATTTGGGATTGAATATGATTTCTGGGGGTATGGTTTCCATTTCGGACGTAAAAATTACTCCAGATTTATTGGAAGCACGTATTTATTTGAGTTTCTTTCAGGTGCAAGACAATGTGGCAGCACTAAAGTTAATTGAACAAAAAGCTTGGGAAATTAAAAAAGAACTTTCGCAAAAAGTAAAAACGCAATTACGCCGTATTCCGGTAATTCATTATTATGCGGATGATACTTTGGAGCATGTTTTTCATATGGAAGAATTATTTAAAAAATTAAATGAAAACTCTGATAAAGATTAA
- a CDS encoding FtsX-like permease family protein → MKFLFAWRYFKSKKSTNVINIIAWISVIAIAVGSAALILVLSVFNGFEGLVKSMYGDFYPDLRISATHGKYMQLQPTMLQKIHQIKDIKNISLTIEEKALLVNGEYQSIVFLKGVDSNYQNVVAIPKHITDNGKYELGFKTNPAIVLGAGIANAIGADLYSTDPLTIFLPNRNSENFSNMQSAMNSFNIRETGIFRIQEDFDNKYAFTNIDFLRYMIELPSDFYSGIAISLSGDANIDKVQSSLQSLMGKNFQVQTRYQQNQGLFSVMQMEKWIIYIILSIILIIAAFNMVGALTMLILEKRKDIAVLKALGANSSFIQGIFLNEGFLLAGIGGLAGMLIAFIICFLQQKFHLLKLEGGSFVVDYYPVKMHITDFILVGITIFVVAVSAAWIPAQKAATKEFSLKSGE, encoded by the coding sequence ATGAAATTCCTTTTTGCCTGGCGTTATTTTAAATCAAAAAAATCTACCAATGTAATCAATATTATTGCATGGATAAGTGTGATTGCTATTGCCGTTGGATCGGCTGCGCTTATCCTAGTGCTTAGTGTTTTCAATGGTTTCGAAGGGCTGGTGAAATCAATGTATGGTGATTTTTATCCTGATTTACGCATATCTGCAACACATGGAAAATATATGCAATTGCAACCTACAATGTTGCAGAAAATTCATCAAATAAAAGATATAAAAAACATAAGCCTTACCATTGAAGAAAAAGCGCTTTTGGTAAACGGGGAGTACCAGTCCATTGTATTTTTAAAAGGAGTGGATAGCAATTATCAAAATGTAGTGGCAATTCCCAAACATATTACTGATAATGGGAAATATGAATTAGGTTTCAAAACCAATCCGGCTATCGTTTTGGGCGCTGGTATTGCCAATGCAATTGGTGCTGATTTGTATTCTACAGACCCACTCACTATTTTCTTACCCAACAGAAATAGTGAGAATTTTAGCAATATGCAAAGCGCCATGAATTCTTTCAATATTCGAGAAACGGGTATATTTAGAATACAAGAAGATTTTGACAATAAATATGCTTTTACCAATATTGATTTCCTTCGTTATATGATAGAATTGCCAAGTGATTTTTATAGTGGTATTGCCATTTCCTTGTCAGGCGACGCAAATATAGATAAAGTCCAAAGTTCGTTACAAAGCCTTATGGGAAAGAATTTTCAAGTGCAAACACGCTATCAACAAAATCAGGGATTGTTTAGTGTAATGCAAATGGAGAAATGGATTATTTATATTATTTTATCCATCATTTTAATAATTGCGGCATTCAATATGGTGGGCGCTCTTACAATGCTTATTCTCGAAAAAAGAAAGGATATTGCGGTGCTAAAAGCTTTAGGTGCAAACAGTAGTTTTATTCAAGGGATATTTTTAAATGAAGGTTTTTTGCTTGCCGGTATTGGTGGTTTGGCAGGCATGTTAATTGCTTTTATTATTTGCTTTCTCCAACAAAAATTTCATTTACTGAAATTAGAAGGAGGATCTTTTGTGGTAGATTATTATCCTGTAAAAATGCATATCACTGATTTTATCTTGGTTGGCATTACCATTTTTGTAGTAGCAGTTTCGGCTGCTTGGATTCCCGCTCAAAAGGCTGCCACCAAAGAGTTCTCCTTGAAAAGTGGCGAATAA
- a CDS encoding COG1470 family protein: protein MVKFLSQFKFKSSSRNFLFPVLAILFIGFLFSPELSSAQKTKSALTASLINIEAATNATFTFNATLHNASTQPSVYNLNATLPLGWTVSFRVEGSEVSSLKVQPNQTQSISIQFYPAPSAKPDKYLIPVTAVSEDGKDTLALSLQAVVKGSYALQLTTPSGRLSDNITEGSQKQIQLIVNNSGSIALKNIELSAQTPTDWSATFNPSKIDNLDPGKSVTVTATLKVPDKTIAGDYVTTFNARESNVNATAAFRMTVETSILSGWMGILVIIIAIGIIYYLIRKYGRR, encoded by the coding sequence ATGGTAAAATTTCTATCTCAATTTAAATTTAAAAGTTCGTCACGCAACTTTTTATTCCCGGTCTTAGCAATTCTCTTCATTGGATTTCTATTTTCACCTGAGTTGTCCAGTGCACAAAAGACGAAGTCTGCTCTTACTGCTTCATTAATAAATATAGAAGCAGCCACGAATGCCACATTTACTTTTAACGCGACTTTACACAATGCAAGCACTCAACCAAGTGTTTACAATTTGAATGCGACATTACCTCTGGGTTGGACAGTTTCATTCAGGGTTGAAGGTAGTGAAGTGTCATCTCTGAAAGTTCAGCCAAATCAAACACAGTCCATTTCCATTCAATTTTATCCGGCCCCTTCTGCGAAGCCGGACAAATATTTAATACCGGTAACTGCTGTATCTGAAGATGGAAAAGATACTTTAGCCTTGAGTCTGCAAGCTGTAGTAAAAGGATCATATGCTTTGCAGCTTACAACTCCTTCAGGAAGGCTTAGCGACAATATAACCGAAGGATCACAAAAGCAGATCCAATTAATTGTAAATAATTCTGGTAGCATTGCTTTAAAAAATATTGAGTTGTCTGCTCAAACGCCGACGGATTGGTCGGCTACCTTTAATCCTTCGAAGATAGATAATTTGGATCCTGGCAAATCAGTGACCGTAACTGCCACACTTAAGGTTCCGGACAAGACAATTGCAGGTGATTATGTAACTACATTTAATGCAAGAGAGTCAAATGTGAATGCGACTGCTGCTTTTCGTATGACCGTGGAAACATCTATACTTTCTGGATGGATGGGCATTTTAGTTATCATTATTGCAATCGGAATTATCTATTATTTAATTCGCAAATACGGCAGGAGGTAA
- a CDS encoding ABC transporter ATP-binding protein, whose protein sequence is METPIIELHSLSKNYGSLKAVDNLSLSINKGEIFGLLGPNGAGKSTTILMLLGLTEASAGEAKICGQIASGNPLTLKKKVGYMPDSVGFYNNLTALENLIYIGRLNGIPENEVKGRCESMLQDVGLSQDMHKKTSTFSRGMKQRLGLADVLIKQPEVIILDEPTLGIDPSGVKEFLSLIKQMSRQQGLTVLLSSHHLYQVQQVCDRVGIFVGGKLLAEGNIETLARNLFSSEPYATNVTIKNKVNDFNFINERLSEIPHLKKSILLEDNIISVFCEEDVTPQIVRACVQLGLDITGVHQRVYGLDEIYQRYFENNLKENLENEKSSGLFQRTFIRRNKK, encoded by the coding sequence ATGGAAACTCCAATCATTGAGCTACATAGTTTGTCAAAAAACTATGGCTCTTTAAAGGCAGTAGATAATCTTTCACTTTCGATAAATAAAGGGGAAATATTTGGCCTTTTAGGCCCGAATGGTGCAGGGAAATCTACGACAATACTAATGCTATTGGGACTTACAGAGGCTTCTGCCGGTGAAGCGAAGATATGCGGGCAGATTGCCAGCGGAAACCCTTTGACTTTAAAGAAAAAAGTTGGTTATATGCCGGATAGCGTGGGCTTTTATAACAACCTTACGGCGCTTGAAAATCTAATTTATATTGGTAGACTTAATGGGATTCCTGAAAATGAAGTGAAGGGTCGCTGTGAATCTATGTTACAGGATGTTGGTCTATCGCAGGACATGCATAAAAAAACTTCTACTTTTTCGCGAGGTATGAAGCAGCGACTTGGCCTGGCGGATGTATTAATCAAACAACCTGAAGTTATTATTTTAGATGAGCCGACCTTGGGTATTGATCCAAGTGGGGTAAAGGAATTTTTGTCTTTGATAAAGCAGATGAGCCGGCAACAAGGACTTACAGTCTTATTGTCTTCACATCATCTTTATCAGGTGCAGCAAGTATGTGATAGAGTAGGCATATTTGTTGGAGGTAAATTATTAGCCGAAGGAAATATTGAAACCCTGGCGCGCAACCTATTTTCAAGTGAGCCTTATGCAACAAATGTGACCATTAAGAATAAGGTGAATGATTTCAATTTTATTAATGAAAGGCTTTCTGAGATTCCCCATCTTAAAAAGTCCATTTTATTGGAAGATAATATAATTAGTGTTTTTTGTGAAGAAGATGTGACGCCGCAAATCGTACGTGCTTGTGTACAACTGGGACTAGATATTACAGGCGTTCACCAACGTGTTTATGGTTTGGACGAAATTTATCAACGATATTTTGAAAATAATCTAAAGGAGAATTTAGAAAATGAAAAATCAAGCGGTTTATTTCAAAGGACATTTATCAGGCGAAACAAAAAATAA
- a CDS encoding ABC transporter permease gives MKNQAVYFKGHLSGETKNKKMDKSGNSPFSVIMRKEVADIVHSWRFVVLLLLMVLTFFGAMYGSLSNISSAVNDAREHHTHLYMYLKLLTTTDGTLPPFHVFISFLGPLLGICLGFDAMNAEQNNGTLIRLMAQPIYRDNVLLAKFTSSLLVIGALFLSLALLMMGGGLLITGVRMEAQEFLRIIFFVLISTIYVAFWIALSMLLSIKFRQTAASALTAIGIWMFFTIFYPMVVNLIVKAFMPDPAFLSTAQVISYNHIIIMLRGLSPGQTYSDGVITLLMPSVRSLGPLSMQQMAGAIPSPLSLRESLMVVWPQVTGLVAATLFCFALSYYLFMRKEVRT, from the coding sequence ATGAAAAATCAAGCGGTTTATTTCAAAGGACATTTATCAGGCGAAACAAAAAATAAGAAAATGGATAAATCAGGAAATTCACCATTTTCGGTGATTATGCGTAAAGAAGTAGCCGATATTGTCCACAGTTGGCGTTTTGTTGTTTTATTACTGTTGATGGTACTTACTTTCTTCGGTGCCATGTATGGTTCTTTAAGTAATATTAGCTCTGCTGTTAATGATGCGCGTGAACATCATACCCATTTATATATGTATCTAAAGCTACTTACTACAACGGATGGAACACTTCCGCCTTTCCATGTTTTTATTAGTTTTCTTGGCCCTTTATTAGGCATTTGTTTGGGTTTTGATGCTATGAATGCAGAACAAAACAATGGCACCCTTATCCGTTTGATGGCGCAACCGATTTATAGAGATAATGTTTTATTGGCAAAATTTACAAGTTCGCTTCTGGTTATAGGTGCATTATTTTTGTCTTTGGCGCTATTAATGATGGGTGGTGGTTTGCTTATAACAGGCGTAAGAATGGAGGCTCAAGAGTTTTTGAGAATAATCTTTTTTGTCCTCATCAGTACTATTTATGTAGCTTTTTGGATTGCTCTTTCCATGCTTCTTTCAATTAAGTTTAGACAAACTGCGGCTTCCGCATTGACGGCTATTGGTATATGGATGTTTTTTACTATTTTCTACCCGATGGTTGTAAATTTAATCGTGAAAGCATTTATGCCTGATCCCGCTTTTTTATCTACAGCCCAGGTTATATCCTATAACCACATTATAATAATGTTGAGGGGGCTTTCTCCGGGGCAAACATACTCAGATGGGGTTATTACCTTGCTAATGCCGTCTGTACGAAGCCTTGGTCCGCTTTCAATGCAGCAAATGGCTGGAGCAATCCCCTCCCCATTATCTTTAAGAGAAAGTTTGATGGTAGTTTGGCCGCAAGTGACTGGGTTAGTTGCTGCAACTTTATTTTGTTTTGCTTTGTCGTATTATCTTTTTATGAGAAAAGAAGTGCGCACTTAA
- a CDS encoding basic secretory protein-like protein, translating into MQREIKKLTLVLVFISLTCLGKAQDNWNNTFSKNDVSRKTIKKKGYKLTFINKDASFPIATEAHMIKTFFEVYPKEAKKYNKNTSKEVFIIIDPDYKGVAATSGHVVRVNPEWMIKHPQDVDVVTHEVMHIVQSYNWNAVPGWVTEGIADYVRNEYGVNNKVADWTLPHYNTHQNYTNAYRVTARFFIWVEKNYDKNLVEELNISARDKTYTNDFWKDKTGKTVDELWQLYGENPSI; encoded by the coding sequence ATGCAAAGAGAAATTAAAAAGTTGACATTGGTTTTAGTGTTCATATCACTTACTTGCCTAGGCAAAGCGCAAGATAACTGGAATAATACATTTTCTAAAAATGACGTTTCTAGAAAAACCATAAAAAAGAAAGGATATAAACTCACTTTTATTAATAAGGATGCCTCCTTCCCTATAGCAACAGAAGCGCATATGATTAAAACCTTCTTTGAGGTCTATCCTAAAGAAGCAAAAAAATATAATAAGAATACCTCAAAGGAAGTGTTTATAATAATAGATCCCGATTACAAAGGTGTGGCAGCTACAAGTGGGCATGTCGTACGTGTAAATCCTGAATGGATGATTAAGCATCCGCAAGATGTGGATGTTGTTACGCACGAGGTAATGCATATAGTGCAAAGTTATAATTGGAATGCAGTCCCTGGGTGGGTTACAGAAGGCATTGCAGATTATGTACGCAATGAATATGGTGTTAATAATAAAGTTGCCGATTGGACTTTACCCCACTATAATACGCATCAAAATTATACAAATGCTTATCGAGTGACAGCAAGATTTTTTATTTGGGTAGAAAAAAATTATGATAAAAATCTAGTAGAGGAGTTGAACATTTCTGCAAGAGATAAAACTTATACGAATGATTTTTGGAAAGATAAAACCGGTAAAACCGTGGATGAACTTTGGCAACTTTATGGTGAAAATCCATCAATCTAA
- a CDS encoding YjjG family noncanonical pyrimidine nucleotidase, with protein sequence MKQYEHLFFDLDHTIWDFETNAKDSLEEVFLSYELQNIGVENFDLFYEKYSIHNHRLWDRYTKGFIKQEELKWKRMWLTMLDFKIANEPLARKISDVFLEKLPTKKKVFPYTFEILHYLKNKNYQLHLITNGFEFTQHQKLKNAGLTDFFQEVITSEGSGSLKPHKEIFSFALAKTKAPLNKSIMIGDNLEADIKGAKDFGMDTIFVNHIKVQASIIPTFTIMHLQELENIL encoded by the coding sequence ATGAAACAATATGAACATTTATTTTTCGATCTCGATCACACAATTTGGGATTTTGAAACAAACGCGAAAGATTCCTTAGAAGAAGTATTTCTTTCATATGAATTACAAAATATAGGCGTAGAAAATTTCGATTTATTTTATGAAAAATATAGTATTCATAATCATCGCTTATGGGATAGATATACAAAAGGTTTTATAAAACAAGAAGAGCTGAAATGGAAAAGAATGTGGCTGACAATGCTCGATTTTAAAATTGCAAATGAACCTTTGGCTAGAAAAATAAGTGATGTCTTTCTAGAGAAGCTACCTACTAAAAAAAAGGTTTTCCCCTATACATTTGAAATATTACACTACCTAAAAAACAAAAATTACCAACTGCATTTAATTACTAACGGGTTTGAATTCACACAACATCAAAAATTGAAAAATGCAGGGTTAACAGACTTTTTTCAAGAAGTAATCACTTCGGAAGGAAGTGGGAGTTTAAAACCTCATAAAGAAATTTTTTCATTTGCTTTGGCAAAAACAAAGGCGCCCTTAAATAAAAGCATTATGATTGGAGATAATTTAGAAGCCGATATTAAAGGTGCTAAAGATTTTGGAATGGATACAATATTCGTAAATCATATCAAAGTGCAAGCATCCATAATACCAACATTTACTATTATGCACTTACAAGAGTTGGAGAACATTCTTTAA